In one window of Drosophila mauritiana strain mau12 chromosome X, ASM438214v1, whole genome shotgun sequence DNA:
- the LOC117146647 gene encoding uncharacterized protein LOC117146647, translated as MASNSTQSQPSRITSDMVNQLQQTAQEAKLAPIPSAPQWRSPQLMVVFEDGDLHSARHQLLQSLQNPFDEGSVATLLLQESIADQFVGLVAQDLRPLSPAVSKHPSYSSTLAKIEQLKAKTVQGVSLKAGESPVLVYDCVHSYLGNGATGVVTVHTFRTAKEAGELAKRDPLPYGQVSLWNEKLGCAYELIARLPSDIVAINSFNPDLDPIRESFAADRNDVLLAKNYHYESLVVSGKRRIIVFPVGTIFGN; from the exons ATGGCAAGCAACTCCACCCAGTCCCAGCCGTCCAGGATCACCAGCGACATGGTCAACCAGCTGCAGCAGACGGCGCAGGAAGCGAAG CTTGCGCCGATTCCCAGTGCACCCCAGTGGCGCTCCCCCCAGCTGATGGTCGTCTTCGAGGACGGTGATCTGCACTCAGCGCGCCACCAGTTGCTCCAGTCCCTGCAGAATCCCTTTGACGAGGGATCGGTGGCCACGTTGCTGCTCCAGGAGAGCATTGCCGATCAGTTTGTGGGCCTGGTGGCGCAGGATCTGCGTCCGTTGTCGCCGGCGGTGTCCAAGCACCCGAGCTACAGCAGCACGCTGGCCAAGATCGAACAGCTGAAGGCCAAGACAGTACAAGGCGTAAGCCTCAAGGCCGGGGAATCTCCCGTCTTGGTGTACGACTGCGTGCACAGCTATCTGGGCAATGGAGCGACGGGAGTGGTGACGGTACACACCTTCCGCACAGCCAAGGAGGCCGgcgagttggccaaaagggaTCCCCTACCTTACGGCCAAGTTAGTCTGTGGAATGAGAAGCTGGGCTGCGCCTACGAACTGATAGCACGACTACCGAGCGACATTGTGGCCATTAATAGCTTCAATCCGGACTTGGATCCCATCCGGGAATCCTTTGCTGCCGACCGCAACGATGTCCTGCTGGCCAAGAACTATCACTATGAATCGCTGGTGGTGAGCGGCAAACGGAGGATCATCGTGTTTCCCGTGGGCACCATCTTCGGCAACTGA
- the LOC117146649 gene encoding type-1 angiotensin II receptor-associated protein: MTDLNELMGSPFVRVKLVAFVHFFFISNAMLGSWGHGAYEFYNFLFLIAMFWSMHSKDSIEAIQTALVINASSIFFDIVSISLHFGIMNGWAVAFSIINLILRPVSVALLYKEFNTRGGTLPTGSVFPTSQQRSYQDIDRPTQPTPTNSQPGPNVASIF; encoded by the exons ATGACCGACCTCAACGAGCTAATGGGATCCCCTTTTGTGCGTGTGAAG CTTGTGGCCTTTGTGCACTTCTTCTTCATCTCGAATGCCATGCTAGGAAGTTGGggccacggggcgtatgagttCTACAACTTTCTATTCCTGATCGCCATGTTCTGGTCGATGCACAGCAAGGACTCCATCGAAGCGATCCAAACG GCGCTCGTCATCAACGCTTCTAGCATTTTTTTTGATATAGTCAGCATTTCTCTTCATTTCGGCATTATGA ATGGCTGGGCCGTTGCGTTCAGCATCATCAACCTGATCCTGCGACCGGTGAGCGTGGCCCTGCTCTACAAGGAGTTCAACACGAGGGGCGGCACACTGCCGACGGGATCGGTCTTCCCAACCAGCCAGCAGCGCAGCTACCAGGACATCGATCGGCCCACACAGCCCACACCGACCAACTCGCAGCCCGGTCCGAATGTGGCCAGCATCTTCTAG
- the LOC117146645 gene encoding putative inorganic phosphate cotransporter: MPPHKWTDESRDASCYYEDAAASRLRRPSSSSNSSAAADRSDDEADDEREAFCSGERPLIRSSGAAEENHGCGPKTRHIFGFMGFLGFAVVYAMRVNLSVAIVAMVNQTAIPHSNSSVIDTDTCPLPAPHHNGSDPNPQKEGEFVWDEATQGLVLGSFFYGYVLTQVPGGRMAELYGGKKIYGYGVLITAIFTLITPLAAHWDLPLLVLVRILEGMGEGVTYPAMHAMLAHWIPPLERNKFAAIVYAGSNIGTVISMPLAGWLCSLDFLGGWPSAFYIFGLLGILWFIAWMYLVYDKPSDHPRISESEREYIERSLQVQRLINQDLAEPEEEEGQDEVSLRAPPEAPIPWSSLLTSVPLWAILLTQCGQGWAFYTQLTELPTYMSNILHFDIQSNALLNAVPYLTSWFVGIACSALADWMLARRYISLLSSYKLWNTVASVVPSLGLIGIIYVGCDWVWVTFMLAGVGSFGGAVYAGNQMNHIALSPRYAGTMYGITNSAANICGFLAPYVIGLIINHRETLTQWHLVFWLAAGLNIAGNFIYLIFASAEEQSWSKTPPTRNSRSQRA; encoded by the exons ATGCCACCGCACAAATGGACGGACGAGTCGCGGGACGCCTCCTGTTACTACGAGGATGCGGCCGCATCCCGCCTCCGCCGGCCGTCCTCATCCTCCAACTCCTCCGCCGCGGCGGACCGCTCCGACGACGAGGCGGACGACGAACGGGAGGCGTTTTGCTCCGGCGAACGACCGCTAATCCGTTCCAGTGGCGCTGCGGAGG AAAATCATGGCTGTGGCCCAAAGACGCGTCACATATTCGGATTCATGGGCTTCCTGGGATTCGCCGTGGTCTACGCGATGCGGGTCAATCTGTCGGTGGCCATTGTGGCCATGGTGAACCAAACGGCAATTCCGCACAGCAATTCATCGGTGATTGATACGGACACGTGTCCACTGCCGGCACCACATCACAATGGCAGCGATCCGAATCCGCAGAAGGAGGGCGAGTTTGTGTGGGACGAGGCCACACAGGGATTGGTGCTCGGCAGCTTCTTCTACGGCTATGTGCTAACCCAAGTGCCCGGCGGGCGGATGGCCGAGCTGTATGGTGGAAAGAAGATCTACGGCTATGGAGTGTTGATCACGGCGATCTTTACGCTCATAACTCCGCTGGCCGCCCACTGGGATCTGCcgttgctggtcctggtgcGCATCCTGGAGGGAATGGGCGAGGGCGTCACCTATCCAGCTATGCACGCCATGCTGGCCCACTGGATTCCGCCGCTGGAGAGAAACAAGTTCGCCGCAATCGTCTATGCGGGCTCCAATATCGGTACAGTCATTTCCATGCCGCTGGCCGGTTGGCTGTGCTCGCTGGACTTCCTGGGTGGCTGGCCGTCGGCTTTCTACATCTTTGGACTGCTGGGCATCCTGTGGTTCATCGCATGGATGTACTTGGTGTACGACAAGCCCAGCGATCATCCCAGGATCTCAGAATCGGAGCGAGAGTATATCGAAAGGAGTCTACAGGTTCAGAGGCTAATAAATCAGGATCTAGCGGAGCCCGAGGAAGAGGAGGGACAGGATGAAGTGAGTCTGCGGGCGCCGCCGGAGGCACCGATACCCTGGTCATCGCTGCTCACATCCGTGCCTCTGTGGGCCATCTTGTTGACGCAATGCGGCCAGGGATGGGCCTTCTACACGCAGCTAACCGAGCTGCCCACCTACATGAGCAACATCCTGCACTTTGACATCCAGTCGAATGCTCTGCTCAATGCGGTGCCGTATCTAACCTCCTGGTTCGTGGGCATTGCCTGCTCCGCCCTGGCGGATTGGATGCTAGCCAGACGCTACATATCGCTGCTGAGCTCGTATAAGCTGTGGAACACGGTGGCCTCGGTGGTGCCATCACTGGGCCTTATTGGCATCATCTATGTGGGCTGCGATTGGGTGTGGGTCACCTTTATGCTGGCCGGCGTGGGCTCGTTCGGCGGCGCCGTCTATGCTGGCAACCAGATGAATCACATAGCGCTCAGTCCCCGATATGCGGGCACCATGTATGGTATCACCAATTCGGCGGCAAATATCTGTGGCTTCCTGGCTCCGTATGTCATCGGGCTAATCATCAATCATCGCGAGACTCTGACCCAGTGGCATTTGGTCTTCTGGCTGGCGGCGGGCTTGAATATAGCCGGTAACTTCATCTACCTGATCTTCGCCAGCGCCGAGGAGCAAAGCTGGTCGAAGACACCACCCACACGCAACTCACGATCCCAGCGCGCTTGA
- the LOC117146646 gene encoding uncharacterized protein LOC117146646, whose protein sequence is MRLIQNRWQEIGLQLIFVFNFGWIRRRCFWVAAQSSRRCLSGSSSRSKKPRHTKMPYNLWLRRRLQLLASLLFCGLLGYLTSAAVAKPTLSFSLPQGLQGFPSFQSFTQQIIEQRSARQMKTYSGKRVSNDSLIMIYYHDLTIAVTELGPQKLLLGCELIEIYNDKEGKMLLEGLSHYNRPLEIKFDEMLKLMDQCEHVDKLSYASRHKSKLEGGERSSGGSDSAATGGANDGVALKLATNIFPRSPFSLLSGIIPGTKWCGTGDIAETYSDLGSEMAMDRCCRQHDLCPIKIRAYQNKYELMNDSLYTKSHCICDDMLFSCLKMTNTSASQLMGSIYFNLVQVPCLDGRSNHYKFRAAKEGF, encoded by the exons TTGGTTGGATACGGCGCCGGTGTTTTTGGGTAGCGGCTCAGTCCAGCCGGCGATGCCTTAGTGGCAGCTCCTCCAGATCGAAGAAACCACGCCACACCAAGATGCCCTATAACCTCTGGCTGCGACGGCGCCTCCAGCTGCTGGCCTCGCTGCTCTTCTGCGGCCTCCTGGGCTATTTGACCTCGGCGGCGGTGGCCAAGCCCACGTTGTCCTTCAGTCTGCCGCAAGGACTGCAGGGATTTCCTTCGTTCCAGTCCTTCACGCAGCAAATCATCGAGCAGCGCAGCGCGCGTCAGATGAAGACGTATAG CGGAAAGCGGGTGAGCAACGACTCCCTCATCATGATATACTATCACGATCTGACCATAGCCGTAACGGAGCTGGGACCCCAGAAATTGTTACTCGGCTGCGAACTGATCGAAATCTA CAACGATAAGGAGGGCAAGATGCTGCTGGAGGGCCTGTCGCACTACAATCGCCCACTGGAAATCAAATTCGACGAGATGCTGAAGCTAATGGATCAGTGCGAGCACGTGGATAAGCTGAGCTATGCCTCGCGACACAAATCCAAGCTGGAGGGCGGTGAACGCAGCAGTGGGGGCAGCGATTCAGCCGCAACAGGCGGAGCCAATGATGGTGTGGCCCTCAAGCTGGCCACCAATATCTTTCCGCGCAGCCCCTTCTCCCTGCTGAGTGGCATTATACCAG GCACAAAGTGGTGTGGCACCGGCGACATCGCCGAGACGTACAGCGATCTGGGCAGCGAAATGGCCATGGATCGATGCTGTCGCCAACACGATCTCTGCCCCATCAAGATCCGAGCCTATCAGAACAAATACGAACTGATGAACGATTCGCTGTACACAAA ATCCCACTGCATCTGCGACGACATGCTGTTCTCCTGCCTGAAGATGACCAACACCTCGGCCTCGCAGCTGATGGGCTCCATCTACTTCAACCTGGTGCAGGTGCCGTGTCTGGACGGGCGGAGCAATCACTACAAGTTCCGGGCGGCCAAGGAGGGATTCTGA